The following are encoded in a window of Theropithecus gelada isolate Dixy unplaced genomic scaffold, Tgel_1.0 HiC_scaffold_15814, whole genome shotgun sequence genomic DNA:
- the LOC112617018 gene encoding segment polarity protein dishevelled homolog DVL-1, which produces MAETKIIYHMDEEETPYLVKLPVAPERVTLADFKNVLSNRPVHAYKFFFKSMDQDFGVVKEEIFDDNAKLPCFNGRVVSWLVLAEGAHSDAGSQGTDSHTDLPPPLERTGGIGDSRPPSFHPNVASSRDGMDNETGTESMVSHRRERARRRNREEAARTNGHPRGDRRRDVGLPPDSASAVLSSELESSSFVDSDEDGSTSRLSSSTEQSTSSRLIRKHKRRRRKQRLRQTDRASSFSSITDSTMSLNIVTVTLNMERHHFLGISIVGQSNDRGDGGIYIGSIMKGGAVAADGRIEPGDMLLQ; this is translated from the exons ATGGCGGAGACCAAGATCATCTACCACATGGACGAGGAGGAGACGCCGTACCTGGTCAAGCTGCCCGTGGCCCCCGAGCGCGTCACGCTAGCCGACTTCAAGAACGTGCTCAGCAACCGGCCCGTGCACGCCTACAAATTCTTCTTTAAGTCCATGGACCAGGACTTCGG GGTGGTGAAGGAGGAGATCTTTGATGACAATGCCAAGCTTCCCTGCTTCAACGGCCGTGTGGTCTCCTGG CTGGTCCTGGCTGAGGGTGCTCACTCGGATGCGGGGTCCCAGGGCACGGACAGCCACACAGACCTGCCCCCGCCTCTCGAGCGGACAGGCGGCATCGGGGACTCCCGGCCCCCCTCCTTCCA CCCGAATGTGGCCAGCAGCCGTGATGGGATGGACAACGAGACAGGCACGGAGTCCATGGTCAGCCACCGGCGGGAGCGTGCCCGACGCCGGAACCGTGAGGAGG CTGCCCGGACCAATGGGCACCCAAGGGGAGACCGACGGCGGGATGTGGGGCTGCCCCCGGACAGCGCGTCTGCCGTCCTGAGCAGTGAGCTTGAGTCCAGCAGCTTTGTGGACTCGGATGAGGATGGCAGCACGAGCAG GCTGAGCAGCTCCACAGAGCAGAGCACCTCATCCAGGCTCATCCGGAAGCACAAACGCCGTCGGAGGAAGCAGCGCCTTCGGCAGACGGACCGA GCCTCTTCCTTCAGCAGCATAACGGACTCCACCATGTCTCTCAACATCGTCACTGTCACGCTCAACATGG AGAGACATCACTTTCTGGGCATCAGCATCGTGGGGCAGAGCAACGACCGCGGAGACGGCGGCATCTACATCGGCTCCATCATGAAGGGTGGGGCAGTGGCCGCTGACGGCCGCATCGAGCCCGGCGATATGCTGTTGCAG